A single genomic interval of Nonomuraea rubra harbors:
- a CDS encoding WXG100 family type VII secretion target — MAGGTHHLSFPQVENSATRLNKEKEDIESRLTQLKAMIDQLVSSDFVTERASGKFQQDYDQWNNGARQVMQGLEGMSQFLKTAIAKHRELDASLSGGAGA; from the coding sequence ATGGCAGGTGGGACCCATCACCTCAGCTTCCCGCAGGTGGAGAACAGCGCCACCCGGCTGAACAAGGAGAAGGAGGACATCGAGAGCCGGCTGACCCAGCTCAAGGCGATGATCGACCAGCTCGTCAGCAGCGACTTCGTCACCGAGCGGGCCTCGGGCAAGTTCCAGCAGGACTACGACCAGTGGAACAACGGCGCCAGGCAGGTCATGCAGGGCCTGGAGGGCATGAGCCAGTTCCTCAAGACGGCCATCGCCAAGCACCGCGAGCTGGACGCCTCGCTCAGCGGCGGCGCGGGAGCGTGA
- a CDS encoding M28 family peptidase — protein sequence MRTLIVAAIVTLTPTTLATPAARAAAPPDIPLANVKAHLTELQSIATANGGTRAHGRPGYLASANYVRARLDAAGYTTTLQSFTYNGATGYNVIADWPGGDPNDVLMVGAHLDSVTAGPGINDNGSGSAAILETALEVSRQALQPSKHLRFAWWGAEELGLRGSQFYVSNLPAAERARIKGYLNFDMVGSPNAGYFVYDGDNSDGTGSGPGPAGSAQLERTLQDYFTSIGVPTRGTDFDGRSDYGPFIAVGIPAGGTFTGAEGIKTAAQATLWGGTSGQAFDVCYHRACDTTANVNDTALDRNADAIAYAVWTIGTAVPPVTVWSDPFETATGWTVNPNGTDTATTGQWERGDPEATTSSGAKQLGTTVSGTNDLVTGRLAGSSAGAYDLDGGVTSIQSPPITLPSASTLNLSFSWYLAHGSNASSADYLRVRVVGGTTTTVFSQAGAAVNRNGAWATASASLNAFAGQTVRILVDAADASGASLVEAGVDDVRITR from the coding sequence ATGAGAACACTCATCGTCGCGGCGATCGTCACCCTCACCCCCACCACCCTGGCCACCCCGGCCGCCCGGGCGGCAGCGCCGCCGGACATCCCGCTGGCCAACGTCAAGGCCCACCTGACCGAGCTCCAGTCCATCGCCACCGCCAACGGCGGCACCCGGGCCCACGGCCGCCCCGGTTATCTGGCCTCGGCGAACTACGTCAGGGCCCGGCTCGACGCCGCCGGCTACACCACCACCCTGCAGTCGTTCACCTACAACGGCGCCACCGGCTACAACGTCATCGCCGACTGGCCGGGCGGCGATCCGAACGACGTCCTCATGGTCGGCGCGCACCTCGACAGCGTGACCGCCGGGCCGGGCATCAACGACAACGGCTCCGGCAGCGCGGCCATCCTGGAGACCGCGCTGGAGGTGTCCCGCCAGGCCTTACAACCGTCCAAGCACCTGCGGTTCGCCTGGTGGGGCGCGGAGGAGCTGGGGCTGCGCGGCTCGCAGTTCTACGTGAGCAACCTGCCGGCCGCCGAGCGGGCGCGGATCAAGGGGTACCTGAACTTCGACATGGTCGGCTCCCCGAACGCCGGCTATTTCGTGTACGACGGCGACAACTCGGACGGAACGGGGTCGGGGCCGGGCCCGGCCGGCTCGGCGCAGCTCGAGCGGACCCTCCAGGACTACTTCACCTCCATCGGCGTGCCCACCCGGGGCACCGACTTCGACGGGCGCTCCGACTACGGGCCGTTCATCGCCGTGGGCATCCCGGCGGGCGGCACGTTCACCGGCGCGGAGGGCATCAAGACCGCCGCCCAGGCCACGCTGTGGGGCGGCACCTCCGGACAGGCGTTCGACGTCTGCTACCACCGCGCCTGCGACACGACCGCCAACGTCAACGACACCGCGCTCGACAGGAACGCCGACGCCATCGCGTACGCGGTGTGGACGATCGGCACCGCCGTCCCGCCGGTGACCGTCTGGTCGGACCCGTTCGAGACGGCCACGGGCTGGACCGTCAACCCGAACGGCACCGACACCGCCACCACCGGCCAGTGGGAGCGCGGCGACCCGGAGGCCACCACGTCCAGCGGCGCCAAGCAGCTCGGCACCACGGTCAGCGGCACGAACGACCTGGTCACCGGCCGCCTGGCAGGCTCCTCGGCGGGCGCGTACGACCTCGACGGCGGGGTCACCTCGATCCAGTCGCCGCCGATCACGCTGCCGTCGGCGAGCACGCTGAACCTGTCGTTCTCGTGGTACCTGGCGCACGGCTCGAACGCCTCCAGCGCCGACTACCTGCGCGTGCGCGTGGTCGGCGGCACGACCACCACGGTGTTCAGCCAGGCGGGCGCGGCCGTCAACCGCAACGGCGCCTGGGCCACGGCCTCGGCGAGCCTGAACGCGTTCGCCGGCCAGACCGTGCGCATCCTCGTGGACGCCGCCGACGCCTCCGGCGCCTCGCTGGTCGAGGCGGGCGTGGACGACGTCCGGATCACCCGATAG
- a CDS encoding M28 family metallopeptidase, whose amino-acid sequence MALSPLIRKSALPFLAAVLLAGVLTPAAEAGAPRDPEIEKMVRQVDARNLGRIIAKLASFGTRHTLSSQDDPVRGIGAARDWIHDEFSRIAATSGGRMTVEKQSFVQPVSPRIPAPTVITNVVATLRGTQDAAAGRTYVVSGHYDSRCSDVMNATCDAPGANDDASGVAVAIEAARVMATRTFDATVVFMAVAGEEQGLYGSAYYAQRAKQNNVDVQGMFTNDIVGSADGENGRDAGAVRVFSEGVPTSETPAQAAVRQSVGGENDGVSRQLARFVHETAGQYVPWFDARLYYRRDRYLRGGDQIPFLQQGYAAVRFTEVHENYRHQHQDVRVEDGVQYGDLLRFVENDYVARVAQVNLAALAVLARAPRSPSRAAIVTSRLTNDTELRWDANPEPDISGYEVVWRDTTEPLWTHSRFVGNVTSYTVEGLSKDNFQFGVRAVDKQGHRSPVSHPAPAS is encoded by the coding sequence ATGGCACTGTCACCACTCATCCGAAAATCGGCCTTGCCCTTCCTCGCCGCCGTCCTGCTCGCCGGGGTGCTGACCCCCGCCGCCGAGGCGGGGGCGCCGCGCGACCCGGAGATCGAGAAGATGGTCCGGCAGGTGGACGCGCGCAACCTGGGCCGGATCATCGCCAAGCTGGCCTCGTTCGGCACCCGGCACACGCTGTCCAGCCAGGACGATCCTGTACGCGGCATCGGCGCCGCCCGGGACTGGATCCACGACGAGTTCTCCAGGATCGCCGCCACCTCCGGCGGGCGCATGACGGTGGAGAAGCAGTCGTTCGTCCAGCCCGTCTCGCCGCGCATCCCCGCCCCGACAGTGATCACGAACGTGGTCGCCACGCTGCGCGGCACCCAGGACGCCGCCGCCGGCCGCACGTACGTGGTCAGCGGCCACTACGACTCCCGCTGCAGCGACGTCATGAACGCCACCTGCGACGCCCCCGGCGCGAACGACGACGCCTCCGGGGTGGCGGTCGCCATCGAGGCCGCCCGGGTCATGGCCACCCGCACGTTCGACGCGACCGTGGTGTTCATGGCGGTCGCGGGAGAGGAGCAGGGCCTGTACGGGTCCGCGTACTACGCCCAGCGGGCCAAGCAGAACAACGTCGACGTCCAGGGCATGTTCACCAACGACATCGTGGGCAGCGCCGACGGCGAGAACGGGCGGGACGCCGGGGCGGTGCGGGTGTTCTCCGAGGGCGTGCCCACCTCGGAGACCCCGGCCCAGGCCGCCGTCCGCCAGTCGGTCGGCGGCGAGAACGACGGGGTGTCGCGGCAGCTCGCCCGGTTCGTGCACGAGACGGCCGGCCAGTACGTGCCCTGGTTCGACGCCCGCCTGTACTACCGCAGGGACCGGTACCTGCGGGGCGGCGACCAGATCCCGTTCCTGCAGCAGGGGTACGCGGCGGTGCGCTTCACGGAGGTGCACGAGAACTACCGGCACCAGCACCAGGACGTGCGGGTGGAGGACGGCGTGCAGTACGGGGACCTGCTGCGGTTCGTCGAGAACGACTACGTGGCGCGGGTGGCGCAGGTGAACCTGGCCGCGCTGGCGGTGCTGGCCCGCGCGCCGCGCTCTCCCTCGCGGGCGGCGATCGTGACGAGCCGGCTCACGAACGACACCGAGCTGCGGTGGGACGCCAACCCCGAGCCCGACATTTCGGGTTATGAGGTGGTCTGGCGGGACACGACCGAGCCGTTGTGGACCCACTCCCGCTTCGTGGGGAACGTGACCTCGTACACGGTGGAGGGCCTGTCGAAGGACAACTTCCAGTTCGGGGTGCGGGCGGTGGACAAGCAGGGACATCGCAGCCCCGTCAGCCATCCGGCCCCCGCGAGCTGA
- a CDS encoding DNA polymerase domain-containing protein, with product MAADETRDGVDLTNLDQPLFDGADATKRDLVDYLDAVRDRIIPVLRDRPLSVVRVRPGQAPFMQKNLPKYAPAWVRSVSLWAEASRRQVTYALCDDRKTLLWFANQRAVEYHPALFAGEHATHLVLDLDPPEHDDSFSLAVRGALLVRQALEDMGLAGAVKTSGAKGVHVFVPVVAGTAMDDLAAATRALAARAERLDPALATTAFIREDREGKVFLDSTRAGGATVVAAYSPRIRPGVPVSFPLAWSELDRVSPRDFTVRTAPGLLKDGDPWAEHMPAPQRLPADLVEEGHTIPIARVQAMHEGKRRARARRTE from the coding sequence GTGGCCGCTGATGAGACGCGTGACGGGGTCGATCTGACCAACCTGGACCAGCCGCTGTTCGACGGTGCCGACGCCACCAAGCGCGACCTGGTCGACTACCTCGACGCCGTCCGCGACCGCATCATCCCGGTGCTGCGCGACCGCCCGCTCTCGGTCGTCCGCGTGCGCCCAGGGCAGGCGCCGTTCATGCAGAAGAACCTGCCCAAGTACGCCCCCGCCTGGGTGCGGTCGGTGTCCCTGTGGGCGGAGGCGTCGCGCAGGCAGGTGACGTACGCGCTGTGCGACGACAGGAAGACGCTGCTGTGGTTCGCCAACCAGCGGGCGGTGGAGTACCACCCGGCACTGTTCGCCGGCGAGCACGCCACCCACCTGGTGCTCGACCTCGACCCGCCCGAGCACGACGACTCGTTCTCGCTGGCGGTGCGCGGCGCGCTGCTGGTCCGGCAGGCCCTGGAGGACATGGGGCTGGCGGGCGCGGTGAAGACGAGCGGCGCCAAGGGGGTGCACGTGTTCGTGCCCGTGGTGGCGGGCACGGCGATGGACGACCTCGCGGCGGCCACCCGGGCGCTGGCGGCGCGGGCCGAGCGGCTGGACCCGGCGCTGGCGACCACCGCGTTCATCCGGGAGGACCGCGAGGGCAAGGTGTTCCTCGACTCCACCCGGGCGGGCGGGGCCACGGTGGTGGCCGCCTACAGCCCGCGCATCCGGCCCGGCGTGCCCGTCTCGTTCCCGCTGGCGTGGTCGGAGCTGGACCGGGTGTCGCCGCGGGACTTCACCGTGCGGACCGCGCCGGGGCTGCTGAAGGACGGCGACCCGTGGGCCGAGCACATGCCGGCGCCGCAGCGGCTGCCCGCCGACCTCGTCGAGGAGGGACACACGATCCCGATCGCCCGCGTGCAGGCGATGCACGAGGGCAAGCGGCGGGCCCGCGCCCGCCGTACGGAGTGA
- a CDS encoding TenA family protein, producing MFCDDIWQRTAGLMRAIHEHPFIAALGDGTLDRERFGFYMVQDARYLEAFSKALATASVRAGDAGDAAFWAQSAHTALVAERMLHAGYIEELDAKGPTSPTCLAYASYLQATALTAPYPVVVAAVLPCFWIYQDVGTALLERVGDTAGHPYGKWISTYADPGFAASVEQAKAIADRLAAAAGPDTREAMAQAYCRAAAYEWMFWDSAWRRESWPTERWLTA from the coding sequence ATGTTCTGCGACGACATCTGGCAGCGCACGGCCGGGCTGATGCGCGCCATCCACGAGCACCCCTTCATCGCCGCCCTCGGTGACGGCACCCTCGACCGCGAGCGGTTCGGGTTCTACATGGTGCAGGACGCCCGCTACCTGGAGGCGTTCTCCAAGGCGCTGGCCACGGCGTCCGTGCGGGCCGGCGACGCCGGCGACGCGGCGTTCTGGGCGCAGAGCGCGCACACGGCGCTGGTGGCCGAGCGGATGCTGCACGCCGGGTACATCGAGGAGCTCGACGCCAAGGGCCCCACCTCGCCGACGTGCCTGGCGTACGCGTCGTACCTCCAGGCCACGGCCCTGACCGCACCGTACCCGGTGGTCGTGGCGGCGGTGCTGCCGTGCTTCTGGATCTACCAGGACGTCGGCACGGCGCTGCTGGAGCGCGTCGGCGACACCGCCGGCCACCCGTACGGCAAGTGGATCTCCACCTACGCCGACCCGGGCTTCGCGGCCTCCGTCGAGCAGGCCAAGGCCATCGCCGACCGGCTCGCGGCCGCCGCCGGCCCGGACACCCGCGAGGCGATGGCGCAGGCGTACTGCCGGGCGGCGGCGTACGAGTGGATGTTCTGGGACAGCGCGTGGCGGCGCGAGAGCTGGCCCACGGAGCGGTGGCTAACCGCTTGA
- a CDS encoding carbon starvation CstA family protein, with the protein MKVRSIIIWTAVAIVGAVGWAVLALSRGENVNAVWLLCAALGSYAIAYRFYARFIVRKVLRADDRRATPAERLDNGIDYQPTDRRILFGHHFAAIAGAGPLVGPVLAAQMGYLPGTIWIIAGVIFAGAVQDMVILFFSMRRNGRSLGQMAREEIGPVGGAAALIAVFAIMIILLAVLALVVVNALAQSPWGVFSIAMTIPIALFMGFYLRVIRPGRVVETTVIGVALLILAIVAGGWVQESSWAPFFTLSPSALALWLIAYGFVAAVLPVWMLLAPRDYLSTFMKIGTIVLIAIGIAITAPPLRTTAFTDFAFNGEGPVFAGSLFPFVFIIIACGALSGFHSLISSGTTPKMIQKETQVRMIGYGSMLMESFVAIMAITAACVLTPGLYFAMNAPAGVLGPTVETAAEAVRNMGFVITPEDLRAAAAAVQEETLIARTGGAPTLAVGISQIFSGFLGGAALQAFWYHFAIMFEALFILTTVDAGTRVGRFMLQDTLGNLWKPIARVSWWPGLVATSAVVVAAWGYFLYQGVNDPLGGINQLFPLFGIANQLLAAVALTVATTLLIKSGRLKWAWVTGVPLAWDVAVTLTASYQKVFSPDPGLGFFAQRDRYQTALDQGQLLAPAKTTGAMQQIVVNSTVDGILAALFAILIIVVIVDAARVWIKAIRAQEPLPDTEAPFEESKLYAPAGLIATREEKEAMARASSSG; encoded by the coding sequence GTGAAGGTGCGTTCCATCATCATCTGGACGGCGGTGGCCATCGTCGGCGCCGTGGGGTGGGCGGTGCTCGCCCTGTCCAGGGGCGAGAACGTCAACGCGGTGTGGCTGCTGTGCGCCGCGCTCGGTTCGTACGCCATCGCCTACCGGTTCTATGCCCGCTTCATCGTGCGCAAGGTGCTGCGTGCCGACGACCGCAGGGCCACCCCTGCCGAGCGGCTCGACAACGGCATCGACTACCAGCCGACCGACCGCCGGATCCTGTTCGGCCACCACTTCGCCGCCATCGCCGGGGCGGGGCCGCTGGTGGGGCCCGTACTGGCGGCCCAGATGGGATACCTGCCGGGCACCATCTGGATCATCGCCGGGGTGATCTTCGCCGGGGCCGTGCAGGACATGGTGATCCTGTTCTTCTCCATGCGCCGCAACGGCAGGAGCCTCGGGCAGATGGCCCGCGAGGAGATCGGGCCGGTCGGCGGGGCCGCGGCGCTCATCGCGGTGTTCGCCATCATGATCATCCTGCTGGCCGTGCTGGCGCTGGTCGTGGTGAACGCGCTGGCGCAGTCGCCGTGGGGCGTCTTCTCGATCGCGATGACGATCCCGATCGCCCTGTTCATGGGCTTCTACCTGCGGGTGATCAGGCCGGGCAGGGTCGTCGAGACCACGGTCATCGGCGTCGCGCTGCTGATCCTCGCGATCGTGGCGGGCGGCTGGGTGCAGGAGTCGAGCTGGGCGCCGTTCTTCACGCTGAGCCCGTCGGCGCTGGCGCTGTGGCTGATCGCGTACGGGTTCGTCGCGGCCGTGCTGCCCGTGTGGATGTTGCTGGCGCCCCGCGACTACCTGTCGACGTTCATGAAGATCGGCACCATCGTGCTGATCGCCATCGGCATCGCCATCACCGCTCCTCCGCTGCGGACCACGGCCTTCACCGACTTCGCCTTCAACGGCGAGGGCCCGGTGTTCGCCGGGTCGCTGTTCCCGTTCGTGTTCATCATCATCGCCTGCGGCGCGTTGTCGGGCTTCCACTCGCTGATCTCGTCGGGCACGACGCCGAAGATGATCCAGAAGGAGACCCAGGTCCGGATGATCGGCTACGGCTCCATGCTCATGGAGTCGTTCGTGGCCATCATGGCGATCACGGCGGCCTGCGTGCTGACCCCCGGGCTCTACTTCGCGATGAACGCCCCGGCGGGCGTGCTCGGCCCGACCGTGGAGACCGCCGCCGAGGCGGTCAGGAACATGGGCTTCGTCATCACCCCGGAGGATCTGCGGGCCGCCGCCGCGGCCGTGCAGGAGGAGACGCTGATCGCCAGGACGGGCGGCGCGCCCACGCTGGCCGTGGGCATCTCGCAGATCTTCTCCGGCTTCCTCGGCGGCGCGGCGCTGCAGGCGTTCTGGTACCACTTCGCGATCATGTTCGAGGCGCTGTTCATCCTCACCACCGTGGACGCCGGCACGCGCGTGGGGCGGTTCATGCTCCAGGACACGCTGGGCAACCTGTGGAAGCCGATCGCGCGGGTGAGCTGGTGGCCGGGGCTGGTCGCGACCAGCGCCGTGGTCGTGGCCGCCTGGGGCTACTTCCTCTACCAGGGCGTCAACGACCCGCTCGGCGGCATCAACCAGCTCTTCCCGCTGTTCGGCATCGCCAACCAGCTCCTGGCCGCCGTGGCGCTGACCGTGGCCACGACCCTGCTGATCAAGAGCGGGCGGCTGAAATGGGCCTGGGTGACGGGCGTGCCGCTGGCCTGGGACGTGGCGGTCACGCTGACCGCCAGCTACCAGAAGGTGTTCTCGCCCGACCCGGGGCTCGGCTTCTTCGCCCAGCGTGACCGCTACCAGACCGCGCTCGACCAGGGACAGCTTCTCGCGCCGGCCAAGACGACCGGCGCGATGCAGCAGATCGTCGTCAACTCCACCGTGGACGGCATCCTGGCGGCGCTGTTCGCGATCCTGATCATCGTGGTGATCGTCGACGCCGCCCGGGTGTGGATCAAGGCGATCCGGGCGCAGGAGCCGCTGCCCGACACGGAGGCGCCGTTCGAGGAGTCGAAGCTCTACGCCCCCGCCGGGCTCATCGCCACCCGCGAGGAGAAGGAGGCGATGGCCAGGGCCTCGTCAAGCGGTTAG
- a CDS encoding M28 family peptidase, producing MRRIITVLIATLALPLAMAVPAHAGGLDDAFAKVLVKKVKGTNVKKHLDAFQAIADANGGNRAVGTPGYDASVAYVEGKLRRAGYKVTRQPINFVESWSENSPPVLDLTAPTTKSYVPGTDFVTFQPSPAGDVTAQVQGVDLTLPPTPAPSSTSGCEASDFAGFVPGRIALIQRGTCPFVNKVVNAGQAGASGIIVFNEGQPGRTDPFPLDIGEWRAGIPMVFSSFAVGNELAATAGATVRLKVDANLVLGTNDNVIAESRFGDPRNVVMVGAHLDSVPEGPGINDNGSGSAALIEIAEEMALVPTKNKVRFAFWAAEEVGLLGSDQYVASLSEAQRDRIRVYLNFDMIASPNYAYKLYDGDDSDGVGSPAGPPGSDEIEERFEAFFGSRSLPTVGTDFDGRSDYGPFIAVGIPSGGIFTGAEGLKTPEEAALFGGTAGVAYDVCYHQACDTIANINHTALDVDSDAIADSVARFAFNLRGIPPRTAPQAAAALSAESATG from the coding sequence ATGCGAAGAATCATCACCGTTCTGATCGCCACCCTCGCCTTACCCCTGGCCATGGCCGTGCCCGCGCACGCGGGCGGCCTCGACGACGCCTTCGCCAAGGTGCTCGTCAAGAAGGTCAAGGGCACCAACGTCAAGAAGCATCTCGACGCGTTCCAGGCCATCGCCGACGCCAACGGCGGCAACCGCGCCGTCGGCACGCCCGGTTACGACGCCTCCGTCGCCTATGTCGAGGGCAAGCTGCGCAGGGCCGGTTACAAGGTCACGCGCCAGCCGATCAACTTCGTCGAGAGCTGGAGCGAGAACAGCCCGCCCGTGCTCGACCTCACCGCGCCCACCACGAAGTCGTACGTGCCCGGCACCGACTTCGTCACCTTCCAGCCCTCCCCGGCCGGTGACGTGACCGCCCAGGTCCAGGGCGTGGACCTGACCCTGCCGCCGACCCCGGCGCCCAGCTCGACCAGTGGTTGCGAGGCGTCCGACTTCGCGGGCTTCGTGCCCGGCCGGATCGCGCTCATCCAGCGCGGCACCTGCCCCTTCGTCAACAAGGTGGTCAACGCCGGCCAGGCCGGAGCGTCCGGGATCATCGTCTTCAACGAGGGCCAGCCGGGGCGTACGGACCCCTTCCCGCTGGACATCGGCGAGTGGCGGGCCGGGATCCCCATGGTGTTCTCCAGCTTCGCCGTGGGCAACGAGCTGGCCGCCACGGCCGGCGCCACCGTCCGGCTCAAGGTCGACGCCAACCTCGTGCTCGGCACCAACGACAACGTGATCGCGGAGAGCCGCTTCGGTGACCCGCGCAACGTCGTCATGGTCGGCGCGCACCTCGACAGCGTGCCTGAGGGGCCCGGCATCAACGACAACGGCTCCGGCAGCGCGGCCCTCATCGAGATCGCCGAGGAGATGGCGCTCGTCCCGACCAAGAACAAGGTGCGCTTCGCGTTCTGGGCGGCCGAGGAGGTCGGGCTGCTCGGGTCCGACCAGTACGTCGCCTCCCTGTCGGAGGCGCAGCGCGACCGGATCAGGGTGTACCTGAACTTCGACATGATCGCCTCGCCGAACTACGCGTACAAGCTGTACGACGGTGACGACTCGGACGGCGTCGGGTCGCCCGCTGGACCGCCCGGCTCGGACGAGATCGAGGAGCGGTTCGAGGCCTTCTTCGGCTCCCGGTCGCTGCCGACCGTCGGCACCGACTTCGACGGGCGCTCGGACTACGGGCCGTTCATCGCCGTCGGCATCCCGTCCGGTGGCATCTTCACCGGTGCCGAGGGCCTCAAGACGCCCGAGGAGGCGGCGCTGTTCGGCGGCACGGCCGGCGTGGCGTACGACGTCTGCTACCACCAGGCGTGCGACACGATCGCCAACATCAACCACACGGCGCTGGACGTGGACTCGGATGCGATCGCGGACTCGGTCGCCCGGTTCGCCTTCAACCTGCGCGGCATCCCGCCCAGGACGGCGCCCCAGGCGGCGGCCGCCCTGTCGGCGGAGTCGGCCACCGGCTGA
- the thiD gene encoding bifunctional hydroxymethylpyrimidine kinase/phosphomethylpyrimidine kinase, protein MSAVPKVLSIAGTDPSGGAGIQADLKTFSALGAYGMTVVTALVAQTTTGVKGIHEVPAEFVAEQLDTLLADVPADAVKIGMLGNAPLIKAVAAALDTYRPEYVVLDPVMVAKSGDRLLPADAVAALRETLLPRVHLITPNLPEAADLLAEKPAGSLAEMHEQAQRLRALGARQVLLKGGHLDGETCVDVLATPEGTVELAAPRVDTKNTHGTGCTLSSAIAALRPRHDDWEGAVRAAKTYLTEALRAADSLHVGHGHGPVHHFHAIW, encoded by the coding sequence GTGAGCGCTGTTCCCAAAGTCCTGTCCATCGCGGGCACCGATCCCAGCGGCGGTGCCGGGATCCAGGCAGACCTGAAGACCTTCTCCGCGCTCGGCGCGTACGGCATGACCGTCGTCACCGCGCTGGTCGCGCAGACCACCACCGGCGTGAAGGGCATCCACGAGGTGCCGGCCGAGTTCGTCGCCGAGCAGCTCGACACGCTGCTGGCCGACGTGCCCGCCGACGCCGTCAAGATCGGCATGCTGGGCAACGCGCCGCTGATCAAGGCCGTGGCGGCGGCGCTCGACACGTACCGGCCCGAGTACGTCGTGCTCGACCCGGTCATGGTGGCCAAGAGCGGCGACCGGCTGCTGCCGGCCGACGCGGTGGCGGCACTGCGCGAGACGCTGCTGCCCCGCGTGCACCTGATCACCCCCAACCTGCCGGAGGCGGCCGACCTGCTCGCCGAGAAGCCGGCCGGGAGCCTGGCGGAGATGCACGAGCAGGCGCAGCGGCTGCGGGCGCTGGGCGCGCGGCAGGTGCTGCTCAAGGGCGGCCACCTCGACGGCGAGACGTGCGTGGACGTGCTGGCGACGCCGGAGGGCACGGTCGAGCTGGCCGCGCCCCGCGTGGACACGAAGAACACGCACGGCACGGGCTGCACGCTGTCCTCGGCCATCGCGGCGCTGCGCCCCCGCCACGACGACTGGGAGGGCGCGGTGCGGGCCGCCAAGACGTACCTCACCGAGGCGCTGCGCGCGGCCGACAGCCTGCACGTCGGCCACGGTCACGGTCCTGTCCACCACTTCCACGCCATCTGGTAG